Proteins encoded within one genomic window of Pigmentiphaga sp. H8:
- a CDS encoding VOC family protein: MEKLRHIALSVEDPEAAAQFFEKAFGMTRAGKAMRGVYMTDGVMNVALLNFANETVPGYAGLKDVRGVIHFGMWVDDLEAAEKRITEAGGTYLTGRKETDPNVFYEVKYRMPDGTVFDITENGWKGAVKEVKPAG, encoded by the coding sequence ATGGAAAAACTCAGGCACATCGCCCTCTCGGTGGAAGATCCCGAAGCCGCCGCCCAATTCTTCGAAAAAGCCTTCGGCATGACGCGGGCCGGCAAGGCCATGCGGGGCGTCTACATGACCGACGGCGTCATGAACGTGGCGCTGCTGAACTTCGCCAACGAGACCGTGCCCGGCTACGCGGGCCTGAAGGACGTGCGCGGCGTGATCCACTTCGGCATGTGGGTCGACGACCTGGAAGCCGCCGAGAAGCGCATCACCGAAGCCGGCGGCACCTACCTGACCGGCCGCAAGGAAACCGACCCCAACGTGTTTTATGAGGTCAAATACCGGATGCCGGACGGCACGGTCTTCGACATCACGGAAAATGGCTGGAAGGGCGCCGTGAAGGAAGTCAAGCCGGCCGGCTGA
- a CDS encoding NAD(P)-dependent oxidoreductase, with protein sequence MTRHVLTTIPLPPALRDGIARHYHLHESASDFGDGATADVEAVVTNGSIGLTAAQMDRLPRLRVVCSMGAGTENIDIAGAHARGIVVTNAPGANAATVADHAIGLALAVARGLRTLGNRLARGEAWTSLRAPRPSLNKSRVGVIGLGQIGRMVADRAAACGADIGYHNPSPKPGAPGTYYADPLELARNSDFLFACCPGGPRTRHLLNREMFQALGPGGVVINVSRGSVLKTDDLLEALRAGQLAGAGLDVLEEEPEPPAALLAELAGMDNVVLTPHISGRSPAAILVQLDMMLESLEDGLAGRPPRYAVRPSASA encoded by the coding sequence ATGACCCGACACGTCCTGACCACCATTCCCCTGCCGCCGGCGCTGCGCGACGGTATCGCGCGCCACTATCACCTGCACGAGAGCGCATCGGACTTCGGCGACGGCGCCACCGCCGACGTCGAAGCGGTGGTCACCAACGGGTCGATCGGCCTGACCGCCGCCCAGATGGACAGGCTGCCCCGCCTGCGGGTGGTCTGCTCCATGGGCGCCGGCACCGAGAACATCGACATCGCCGGTGCCCATGCCCGAGGCATCGTGGTCACGAACGCCCCCGGCGCCAATGCCGCCACGGTGGCCGACCATGCGATCGGCCTGGCCCTCGCGGTCGCGCGGGGCCTGCGGACCCTGGGCAACCGGCTGGCCCGCGGCGAAGCCTGGACCTCCCTGCGCGCGCCCCGCCCCAGCCTGAACAAGTCCCGCGTGGGCGTCATCGGCCTGGGCCAGATCGGCCGGATGGTGGCCGACCGCGCCGCCGCCTGCGGCGCCGACATCGGCTATCACAACCCTTCCCCCAAGCCCGGCGCGCCCGGCACCTACTACGCCGATCCGCTGGAGCTCGCCCGCAACAGCGATTTCCTGTTCGCCTGCTGCCCCGGCGGCCCGCGCACGCGCCACCTGTTGAACCGCGAGATGTTCCAGGCCCTGGGGCCCGGTGGCGTCGTCATCAACGTCTCGCGCGGATCGGTGCTCAAGACCGACGACCTGCTGGAGGCGCTGCGCGCCGGTCAACTGGCCGGCGCCGGGCTGGACGTGCTCGAGGAAGAACCCGAGCCGCCCGCCGCGCTGCTGGCTGAGCTGGCGGGCATGGACAACGTCGTGCTGACGCCCCACATCTCGGGCCGCTCGCCCGCGGCCATCCTGGTGCAGCTCGACATGATGCTGGAGAGCCTGGAAGACGGCCTGGCCGGCCGCCCGCCGCGCTACGCCGTACGGCCATCCGCTTCCGCCTGA
- a CDS encoding energy transducer TonB, which produces MSHSPAPLPPDGKPAASGPRPSSTQDPLPRRLRRAGARVLDQLAEDWTTRPDRRYLMSALAISLFAHLILFALHFTAPRPTRPERDDGLEVVLLNAGTGHAPAQAQLRAQVASDGGGDAASGHAKAPVPHSAASRDGKLLAELQQRQAALEAEQRRLTASLSRDHGQAPTPPGPLGAPAPERNPTQVRAEQLARQFAEISQRVDDYNKRPRRHFFAPSTSEYRFAVYVEQWRQRVETLGNRNYPAAARGKVYGSLRMTVYIRSDGTVERMDIDKPSEHKILNDAARRIVALATPFAPFPPQIARDTDVLAITRTWYFTNDKLLAKPG; this is translated from the coding sequence GTGTCGCATTCCCCCGCTCCCCTCCCCCCTGACGGCAAGCCCGCGGCCTCCGGCCCCCGGCCTTCTTCCACGCAGGATCCGCTGCCGCGCCGGCTTCGGCGCGCCGGCGCGCGCGTCCTCGACCAACTGGCCGAGGACTGGACCACCCGCCCCGACCGGCGCTATCTGATGAGTGCCCTGGCGATCTCGCTGTTCGCCCACCTCATCCTGTTCGCGCTGCATTTCACCGCGCCCCGGCCCACACGCCCCGAGCGCGACGACGGGCTGGAAGTGGTGCTGCTCAACGCCGGCACCGGCCACGCCCCGGCCCAGGCCCAGTTGCGGGCGCAGGTCGCCAGCGACGGCGGCGGCGATGCCGCGTCCGGCCATGCCAAGGCGCCGGTGCCGCACTCGGCCGCCAGCCGCGACGGCAAGCTGCTGGCCGAACTGCAGCAGCGCCAGGCGGCGCTGGAGGCCGAACAGCGCCGCCTGACGGCTTCGCTGTCGCGCGACCACGGCCAGGCGCCCACGCCTCCCGGCCCGCTGGGTGCGCCCGCCCCCGAACGCAACCCCACCCAGGTCCGGGCGGAACAGCTCGCCCGCCAGTTCGCCGAGATCTCCCAGCGCGTCGACGACTACAACAAGCGTCCGCGCCGGCACTTCTTCGCCCCATCCACCTCGGAATACCGCTTCGCGGTGTACGTCGAGCAATGGCGGCAGCGGGTCGAGACGCTGGGCAACCGGAACTATCCGGCCGCCGCCCGCGGCAAGGTGTACGGCTCCCTGCGCATGACGGTATATATACGCAGCGACGGCACCGTCGAACGCATGGACATCGACAAGCCTTCAGAACATAAAATACTGAACGACGCGGCCAGGCGGATCGTCGCGCTGGCCACGCCGTTCGCCCCGTTCCCGCCCCAGATCGCGCGCGACACCGACGTGCTGGCCATCACGCGCACCTGGTACTTCACCAACGACAAGCTACTCGCGAAACCCGGCTGA
- the aroE gene encoding shikimate dehydrogenase, translating to MSSAPARYAVIGNPVAHSKSPWIHARFAEQTGQALTYEAICAPVDGFAAQVAGFFAAGGGGLNVTVPFKLQAFELARAHLSPRAMAAGAVNTLWMADGRLHGCNTDGVGLIADLRRLGARLAGARVLLAGAGGAARGILLPLIEAGCARIDIANRTAARAEELAAAFPAGQAALRGSGYADLQAGGGWDLVINATASSLDDQAPPLPAGAYAPGAMAYDLMYATRPTAFLRQAVADGASATADGLGMLVGQAAESFHIWRGVRPDPAPVLAALRKLLSA from the coding sequence ATGTCCTCCGCTCCCGCCCGCTACGCCGTCATCGGCAACCCCGTCGCCCACAGCAAATCGCCCTGGATACACGCGCGGTTCGCCGAGCAGACCGGCCAGGCCCTCACCTACGAGGCCATCTGCGCGCCCGTCGACGGTTTCGCCGCCCAGGTGGCCGGATTTTTCGCGGCGGGCGGCGGCGGACTGAACGTGACCGTTCCCTTCAAGCTGCAGGCCTTCGAACTGGCCCGCGCCCACCTGAGCCCCCGCGCCATGGCGGCCGGGGCGGTCAACACCCTGTGGATGGCGGACGGACGGCTGCACGGCTGCAATACCGACGGCGTCGGCCTGATCGCCGACCTGCGGCGGCTGGGCGCGCGCCTGGCCGGCGCGCGCGTGCTGCTGGCCGGGGCCGGCGGCGCCGCGCGCGGCATCCTGCTGCCGTTGATCGAGGCCGGCTGCGCCCGCATCGACATCGCCAACCGCACGGCGGCCCGCGCCGAGGAACTGGCGGCTGCGTTCCCGGCCGGGCAGGCCGCGCTGCGGGGCAGCGGCTATGCCGACCTGCAGGCCGGCGGCGGCTGGGACCTCGTAATCAATGCCACCGCCAGCAGCCTGGACGACCAGGCCCCGCCCCTGCCCGCCGGCGCCTACGCCCCCGGCGCGATGGCCTACGACCTGATGTACGCCACCCGGCCCACCGCCTTCCTGCGCCAGGCGGTGGCCGACGGCGCCTCGGCCACCGCCGACGGCCTGGGCATGCTGGTCGGCCAGGCGGCCGAGAGCTTCCACATCTGGCGCGGCGTGCGGCCCGATCCGGCACCGGTGCTGGCCGCGCTGCGCAAGCTGCTCTCCGCCTGA
- the mtgA gene encoding monofunctional biosynthetic peptidoglycan transglycosylase, with protein sequence MPPRRPPRATRRRPLAGRVAGMAMRLVLAAVALLLLYQVWLFGWVLWYAYMPPGSTSVMRSELARLQERDPHRRLNYQWVDYGRISNNLKRAAVAAEDANFLEHGGIDWNAVEKAYDHNRQLAEATERAMARGRKPPSRPMRGGSTITQQVAKNLFLSNSRNYLRKGQEVVITYMIELVMTKQRILELYLNIAEWGEGVFGAEAAARHYFKTSAANLSSYQAARLASMLPRPRFYDKNRGSAYLASRTDRLLRWMPGAAIP encoded by the coding sequence ATGCCTCCCCGCCGCCCCCCACGCGCCACCCGCCGCCGTCCGCTGGCCGGCCGCGTCGCGGGCATGGCCATGCGCCTGGTGCTGGCCGCGGTGGCGCTGTTGCTGCTGTACCAGGTCTGGCTGTTCGGCTGGGTGCTCTGGTATGCCTACATGCCGCCGGGCTCGACCTCGGTCATGCGCAGCGAGCTTGCGCGCCTGCAGGAGCGCGATCCCCACCGGCGCCTGAACTACCAGTGGGTGGACTACGGCCGCATCAGCAACAACCTCAAGCGCGCCGCCGTCGCCGCCGAGGACGCCAATTTCCTGGAACATGGCGGCATAGACTGGAACGCGGTCGAAAAGGCCTACGACCACAACCGCCAGTTGGCCGAAGCGACCGAACGCGCGATGGCCCGCGGCCGCAAGCCGCCCTCGCGGCCCATGCGCGGCGGCTCCACCATCACCCAGCAGGTCGCCAAGAACCTGTTCCTGTCCAACTCCCGCAACTACCTGCGCAAGGGCCAGGAAGTGGTCATCACCTACATGATCGAACTGGTCATGACCAAGCAGCGCATCCTGGAGCTGTACCTGAACATCGCCGAATGGGGCGAGGGCGTCTTCGGCGCCGAGGCGGCGGCCCGCCACTATTTCAAGACCTCGGCCGCCAACCTGTCGTCCTACCAGGCCGCGCGGCTGGCTTCCATGCTGCCCCGGCCCCGCTTCTACGACAAGAACCGGGGCTCGGCCTACCTTGCCTCGCGCACCGACCGCCTGCTGCGCTGGATGCCGGGCGCGGCCATTCCGTGA
- the mgtE gene encoding magnesium transporter yields MVEQATQLKSLERNRLEPEDAQEALEHVQELLRRQHLVEELVHRQEAGDTRAPLVEALVHRQHDAELGALLEDLHPADIAFILESLPKEDRQAVWQLVRPERAGEILLEVADWVRESLISTMDQEELVAATENLEADELADLAPDLPPEVVAEVQKGLTDEERARLTEVMSYPEDSVGAIMDFEMVRVRNDVTLEVVLRYLRRLQELPDHTDQIFVVDRHDKLMGSLAINRLIVSDPETQVADVMETEILTLAPLDEADEAAAAFERYDLVSAPVVDAVGRLIGRVTVNEVVDVIREASDEQALSKAGLQEEDIFAPIPQAIRNRAPWLLVNLCTASTAAFVASRFEDTVGHIVILAFLMSIVAGIGGNSGNQTMTLIIRALAVGRINSANVGKLVRRELEIALVVGLGGGAVAALFAWAISGRYSLGLVMMAAMALNLLVGACIGMLVPLTRSRFGKDPAIGSSVLLTFATDTMGFFIFLGLATLFLL; encoded by the coding sequence ATGGTCGAACAAGCAACCCAACTCAAATCGCTCGAGCGCAACCGGCTCGAGCCCGAAGATGCCCAGGAAGCCCTGGAGCATGTCCAGGAACTGCTGCGACGCCAGCACCTGGTCGAAGAACTGGTGCACCGGCAGGAAGCCGGCGATACCCGCGCCCCGCTGGTCGAGGCCCTGGTCCATCGCCAGCATGACGCCGAACTCGGCGCGCTGCTCGAGGACCTGCATCCGGCCGACATCGCCTTCATCCTCGAATCGCTGCCCAAGGAAGACCGGCAGGCGGTCTGGCAACTGGTCCGCCCCGAACGGGCCGGCGAGATCCTGCTCGAAGTGGCCGACTGGGTCCGCGAGTCGCTCATCTCGACCATGGACCAGGAGGAACTGGTCGCCGCGACCGAGAACCTCGAAGCCGACGAGCTGGCCGACCTGGCACCCGACCTGCCGCCCGAGGTGGTGGCCGAGGTCCAGAAGGGCCTGACCGACGAGGAACGCGCCCGCCTGACCGAAGTCATGAGCTACCCCGAGGATTCGGTCGGGGCCATCATGGACTTCGAGATGGTCCGCGTGCGCAACGACGTCACGCTGGAAGTGGTGCTGCGCTACCTGCGGCGCCTGCAGGAACTGCCCGACCACACCGACCAGATCTTCGTGGTCGACCGGCACGACAAGCTGATGGGCAGCCTGGCCATCAACCGCCTCATCGTCAGCGACCCCGAGACGCAGGTGGCCGACGTGATGGAAACCGAGATCCTGACCCTGGCGCCGCTGGACGAAGCCGACGAGGCCGCCGCCGCGTTCGAGCGCTACGACCTGGTGTCGGCGCCGGTGGTGGACGCCGTGGGCCGCCTGATCGGGCGCGTGACCGTGAACGAGGTGGTGGACGTGATCCGCGAGGCCTCGGACGAGCAGGCGCTGTCCAAGGCCGGTCTGCAGGAGGAAGACATCTTCGCGCCCATTCCGCAGGCCATCCGCAACCGCGCGCCCTGGCTGCTGGTCAACCTGTGCACCGCCTCGACCGCCGCCTTCGTCGCCTCGCGCTTCGAGGACACCGTGGGCCACATCGTCATCCTGGCCTTCCTGATGTCCATCGTCGCGGGCATAGGCGGCAACTCCGGCAACCAGACCATGACCCTGATCATCCGGGCGCTGGCGGTGGGCCGCATCAACTCGGCCAACGTCGGCAAGCTGGTGCGGCGCGAGCTGGAGATCGCATTGGTGGTGGGACTGGGCGGCGGCGCGGTGGCCGCCTTGTTCGCCTGGGCGATCTCGGGCCGCTACTCGCTCGGCCTCGTCATGATGGCCGCCATGGCCCTGAACCTGCTGGTCGGCGCCTGCATAGGCATGCTGGTCCCCCTGACCCGCAGCCGCTTCGGCAAGGACCCGGCCATCGGCTCCTCGGTGCTGCTGACCTTCGCGACCGACACCATGGGGTTCTTCATCTTCCTGGGCCTGGCGACGCTGTTCCTCCTATAG
- a CDS encoding 4-carboxy-4-hydroxy-2-oxoadipate aldolase/oxaloacetate decarboxylase — MSQSRFPFMSLPTVTVDIERPSPAQLEQASALPSSTLHEAAGKIGALPSAIKPVHPSFRICGAAVTVQSPPADNLWLHRAIVAARPGDVLVVHVGGHYEAGYWGEVMSQAARARGLAGLVIDGCVRDGAILERFGFPVFARGLCIRGTGKDFDARGWINAPTLFGDVTVQPGDLIVGDTDGVVAIPRARVDEVLAKARQREEDEARIIERLAAGENSLDIYNWNR, encoded by the coding sequence ATGAGCCAGAGCCGCTTCCCGTTCATGTCGCTGCCCACCGTCACGGTGGACATCGAGCGGCCCAGTCCGGCCCAGCTGGAGCAGGCTTCGGCGCTGCCCAGTTCGACCCTGCACGAAGCGGCCGGCAAGATCGGCGCGCTGCCGTCGGCGATCAAGCCGGTGCATCCCTCGTTCCGCATCTGCGGCGCCGCCGTCACGGTGCAGTCGCCGCCGGCCGACAACCTGTGGCTGCATCGCGCCATCGTCGCCGCCCGGCCGGGCGACGTGCTGGTGGTGCATGTCGGCGGCCACTACGAGGCGGGCTATTGGGGTGAGGTCATGTCGCAGGCGGCCCGCGCCCGGGGGCTGGCGGGGCTGGTCATCGACGGCTGCGTGCGCGACGGCGCCATCCTGGAGCGCTTCGGCTTTCCCGTCTTCGCGCGCGGCCTGTGCATACGGGGCACGGGCAAGGACTTCGATGCGCGCGGCTGGATCAACGCGCCGACGCTGTTCGGCGACGTCACCGTGCAGCCGGGCGACCTGATCGTCGGCGACACCGACGGCGTCGTCGCCATCCCCCGGGCCCGCGTCGACGAGGTCCTGGCCAAGGCCCGCCAGCGCGAGGAGGATGAAGCCAGGATCATCGAACGCCTGGCGGCCGGCGAAAACTCCCTGGACATCTATAACTGGAACCGGTGA
- a CDS encoding RraA family protein, with protein sequence MDKNVERIARLDTATLSDALDRLGIQGQCHGIKPRTAGFRLAGRAFTILYGPASTPPGTVGDFIDDVPDGHVVVLDNGGRVDCTVWGDIMTEIAHRRKLGGTVIDGICRDVSLCMDLGYPVFSRDHWMRTGKDRVQVEATNVPVNIGNARVAPGDLLRGDADGLIVVPQVHEETVLAAAEEIAMVEDRIREAVRGGMRLDEARREFGYHTLQTRKK encoded by the coding sequence ATGGACAAGAACGTAGAACGCATCGCCAGGCTGGATACCGCCACGCTGAGCGACGCGCTGGACAGGCTGGGCATCCAGGGCCAGTGCCACGGCATCAAGCCGCGCACCGCCGGCTTCCGCCTGGCGGGGCGCGCCTTCACCATCCTGTACGGCCCCGCTTCCACGCCGCCGGGCACGGTGGGCGATTTCATCGACGACGTGCCCGACGGCCACGTGGTCGTGCTGGACAACGGCGGACGGGTGGACTGCACGGTGTGGGGCGACATCATGACCGAGATCGCCCATCGCCGGAAGCTGGGCGGTACCGTGATCGACGGCATCTGCCGTGACGTGTCGCTGTGCATGGACCTGGGCTACCCGGTGTTCAGTCGCGACCACTGGATGCGCACCGGCAAGGACCGCGTGCAGGTCGAGGCCACCAACGTGCCGGTCAACATCGGCAATGCCCGCGTCGCGCCGGGCGACCTGTTGCGCGGCGACGCCGACGGGCTGATCGTGGTGCCGCAGGTGCACGAGGAAACCGTGCTGGCGGCGGCCGAGGAAATCGCGATGGTGGAGGACCGCATCCGCGAGGCGGTGCGAGGCGGCATGCGCCTGGACGAGGCGCGGCGCGAATTCGGCTACCACACCCTGCAGACGAGGAAGAAATGA
- a CDS encoding RraA family protein, translating to MDSKDIVRRMQRIDSCAFSDALDKLGLKGTVTGLPRRAASRRIAGRVVTLKLVEASQAPRHDGPPRHLGTTAIESAEPGDIVVVEQRTGVDAGSWGGILSLGAKLRGLAGVIADGPVRDADEAHEYDFPIYARATTAFTARGRVAEAGTNVPVRIGDVTVEAGDYAVADSSGAVFIPAAQAEAVLRVAEEIAAREAAMARALMAGRRITDVMGANYENMLAR from the coding sequence ATGGATAGCAAGGACATCGTGCGGCGCATGCAGCGCATCGACAGCTGCGCCTTTTCGGATGCGCTGGACAAGCTGGGATTGAAAGGGACGGTGACGGGCCTGCCCAGGCGCGCCGCCAGCCGCCGCATCGCCGGGCGGGTGGTGACGCTCAAGCTGGTCGAGGCCTCGCAGGCGCCCCGGCACGACGGACCGCCCCGGCACCTGGGCACGACCGCGATCGAGTCGGCCGAGCCGGGCGACATCGTCGTCGTCGAGCAGCGCACGGGCGTGGACGCGGGATCGTGGGGCGGCATCCTGTCGCTGGGCGCGAAGCTGCGAGGCCTGGCGGGCGTGATCGCCGACGGCCCGGTGCGCGACGCCGATGAGGCGCACGAGTACGACTTTCCCATCTATGCGCGCGCCACCACCGCGTTCACCGCGCGCGGCCGCGTGGCCGAGGCGGGCACCAACGTGCCGGTGCGGATCGGCGACGTGACCGTCGAGGCCGGCGACTACGCGGTCGCCGACAGCAGCGGCGCGGTGTTCATTCCCGCCGCCCAGGCCGAGGCCGTGCTGCGCGTGGCCGAGGAGATCGCCGCGCGCGAGGCCGCCATGGCCCGGGCGCTGATGGCCGGCCGCCGCATCACCGACGTGATGGGCGCCAACTACGAGAACATGCTGGCCCGCTGA
- a CDS encoding protocatechuate 3,4-dioxygenase (extradiol catechol dioxygenase that catalyzes the oxidative cleavage of substituted catechols; part of the bacterial aromatic compound degradation pathway): MAEVVCALACSHGPLLATPPDMWDLRAGADRENKRHWFRGRQMDYAALLAERQPGFHDEAGLPQRQVRYDACQRALDEMARRFRAARADVAIILGNDQREVFREDLTAGFTIYAGDEIPNTPLSEEQVRRLPPGVAVAEEGHCPQGGAVYPGDKRIAESLVQTLVAESFDVAVSYRLPGGMDRQHGIPHAFGFIYRRIMEDAPPPSVPVFTNVGVPPNRPLTQRCLQMGHALAKGIAALPSDLRVAIVASGGFTHFVVDEELDRRILDAMRRGDEAALAAVPESHFEGNTCEIKSWYPLVAAMNDLGRKMEVIDYVPCYRTEAGTGSGMAFASWQ; this comes from the coding sequence ATGGCTGAGGTAGTGTGCGCGCTGGCGTGCTCGCACGGCCCCCTGCTGGCGACGCCGCCGGATATGTGGGACCTGCGCGCGGGCGCCGACCGCGAGAACAAGCGGCACTGGTTCCGGGGCCGGCAAATGGACTACGCCGCGCTGCTGGCCGAACGGCAGCCGGGCTTTCACGACGAGGCCGGCCTGCCGCAGCGGCAGGTGCGCTACGACGCCTGCCAGCGAGCGCTGGACGAGATGGCGCGGCGCTTCCGCGCGGCGCGGGCGGACGTGGCCATCATCCTGGGCAACGACCAGCGCGAGGTCTTTCGCGAGGACCTGACCGCCGGTTTTACCATTTACGCCGGCGACGAGATTCCCAACACCCCCTTGTCCGAAGAGCAGGTCCGGCGCCTGCCGCCTGGCGTCGCGGTGGCCGAGGAAGGCCACTGCCCGCAGGGGGGCGCGGTCTACCCGGGCGACAAGCGGATCGCCGAGAGCCTGGTGCAGACGCTGGTGGCCGAGTCCTTCGACGTGGCGGTGTCGTACCGGCTGCCCGGCGGCATGGACCGCCAGCACGGCATCCCCCATGCCTTTGGCTTCATCTATCGCCGCATCATGGAGGATGCGCCGCCGCCGTCGGTGCCGGTCTTCACCAATGTGGGCGTGCCGCCTAACCGGCCGCTCACGCAACGCTGCCTGCAGATGGGGCACGCGCTGGCCAAGGGCATCGCGGCGTTGCCGTCCGACCTGCGGGTGGCGATCGTGGCCTCGGGCGGGTTCACCCATTTCGTCGTGGACGAGGAACTGGACCGCCGGATCCTGGACGCCATGCGCCGGGGCGACGAGGCGGCGCTGGCCGCGGTGCCCGAGTCGCATTTCGAGGGCAATACCTGCGAGATCAAGAGCTGGTATCCGCTGGTGGCGGCCATGAACGACCTGGGCCGCAAGATGGAAGTGATCGACTACGTGCCGTGCTACCGGACCGAGGCCGGGACGGGCAGCGGCATGGCCTTCGCGTCGTGGCAGTGA
- a CDS encoding GTP-binding protein — protein MSTTAIAPALRTPVSLLTGFLGSGKTTLLGRLIRHPGMADTAVIINEFGEIGLDHHLVEAVSGEAVLLASGCVCCTIRDDLAATLRELHDKRERGEIPAFRRVVIETTGLADPAPIIHSLLKHADVRQLYALDSVISTVDAVNGEAQLDRQPESVKQAAVADRLVLTKTDLADEARTEALLRRLARLNPEADVVRADRGEVDPARLFEVDALPRHRASESGDEPESDGYLADVMRHVCSPDCDHAGRPGRHDAGIRTHAFRFAQPLDWERVSAWLGGLAYFHGDALLRMKGLLNLRNESAPVAVHAVQHLFHDPVTLARWPDQDRDSRLVFITQGLDREVIADALALAMAED, from the coding sequence ATGAGCACGACCGCCATCGCGCCCGCGCTGCGCACCCCCGTATCGCTGCTGACGGGTTTCCTGGGCAGCGGCAAGACCACGCTGCTGGGCCGCCTGATCCGCCATCCGGGCATGGCCGACACCGCGGTCATCATCAACGAGTTCGGCGAAATAGGCCTGGACCATCACCTGGTCGAGGCCGTCAGCGGCGAGGCCGTGCTGCTGGCCAGCGGCTGCGTCTGCTGCACGATACGCGACGACCTGGCCGCCACGCTGCGCGAGCTGCACGACAAGCGCGAACGGGGCGAGATTCCGGCCTTTCGCCGGGTCGTGATCGAAACCACGGGGCTGGCCGATCCCGCGCCCATCATCCATTCGCTGCTCAAGCATGCCGACGTCCGCCAGCTGTACGCGCTGGACAGCGTGATCTCGACCGTCGACGCCGTCAACGGGGAAGCCCAGCTCGATCGCCAGCCCGAATCCGTGAAGCAGGCGGCGGTGGCCGACCGGCTGGTGCTGACCAAGACCGATCTGGCGGACGAGGCCCGGACCGAGGCGCTGCTGCGGCGGCTGGCGCGGCTGAACCCCGAGGCCGACGTGGTACGCGCCGACCGGGGCGAGGTGGATCCGGCGCGCCTGTTCGAGGTGGACGCGCTGCCGCGGCATCGCGCCTCCGAATCCGGCGATGAACCGGAATCGGACGGCTACCTGGCCGACGTCATGCGCCACGTCTGCAGCCCGGACTGCGACCATGCGGGCAGGCCGGGCCGGCACGACGCCGGCATACGCACGCATGCCTTCCGCTTCGCGCAGCCCCTGGACTGGGAGCGCGTCAGCGCCTGGCTGGGCGGGCTGGCCTATTTCCATGGCGATGCGCTGCTGCGGATGAAGGGCCTGCTGAATCTGCGCAACGAAAGCGCGCCGGTCGCGGTGCACGCGGTGCAGCATCTGTTCCACGATCCCGTCACGCTGGCGCGCTGGCCCGACCAGGACCGCGATTCCCGCCTGGTGTTCATCACGCAGGGCCTGGACCGGGAGGTGATCGCCGATGCGCTCGCCCTGGCCATGGCCGAGGACTGA
- a CDS encoding amidohydrolase family protein: protein MIIDCHAHVSAPTELWAYKASLLASRGSHGRGKVKVTDDEIRAAANKAETWPMGHLDYLKKHGTDLQLVSPRPFQLMQSERPARIIDWFTEECNNIIYRQTQLFPETFAGVAGLPQVAGEPVERVLPELERCIRELGFGGCLLNPDPFENGSEEAPPLGDRYWYPLYEKLCELDVPAHIHGTGSRSERVPYSLHFINEETVAVFGLLNSNVYKDFPDLKVVVSHGGGAIPYQLGRFQAPSLRRPEGDRFTDRMEKLYFDTVLYTEEALRLLIKTVGVDRCLFGTECPGVGSSVNPATGRSMDDVKPMIEGFDWLSASDKKKIFEDNARKVFKLRQ, encoded by the coding sequence ATGATCATCGATTGCCATGCCCACGTAAGCGCGCCCACGGAACTGTGGGCCTACAAGGCGAGCCTGCTCGCCAGCCGCGGCAGCCACGGCCGCGGCAAGGTGAAAGTCACGGACGACGAGATCCGGGCCGCCGCCAACAAGGCCGAGACCTGGCCGATGGGGCACCTGGACTACCTGAAGAAACACGGCACCGACCTGCAACTGGTGTCGCCCCGGCCTTTCCAGTTGATGCAGTCCGAGCGCCCGGCGCGGATCATCGACTGGTTCACCGAAGAGTGCAACAACATCATCTACCGGCAGACCCAGCTCTTCCCGGAGACCTTCGCCGGCGTGGCCGGCCTGCCCCAGGTGGCGGGCGAACCGGTCGAACGGGTGCTGCCCGAGCTAGAGCGCTGCATCCGCGAACTGGGCTTCGGCGGCTGCCTGCTGAACCCCGATCCGTTCGAGAACGGTTCGGAAGAAGCGCCGCCGCTGGGCGACCGCTACTGGTATCCGCTGTACGAGAAGCTGTGCGAGCTGGACGTGCCGGCGCACATCCACGGCACGGGCTCGCGCTCCGAGCGGGTGCCGTACTCGCTGCACTTCATCAATGAAGAGACGGTGGCGGTGTTCGGCCTGCTGAACTCCAACGTCTACAAGGACTTCCCCGACCTGAAGGTGGTGGTGAGCCACGGCGGCGGCGCCATCCCCTATCAGCTGGGCCGCTTCCAGGCGCCCTCGCTGCGGCGGCCGGAAGGTGACCGCTTCACGGATCGCATGGAAAAGCTCTACTTCGACACGGTGCTGTATACCGAAGAGGCGCTGCGCCTGCTGATCAAGACGGTGGGCGTGGACCGCTGCCTGTTCGGCACGGAGTGCCCGGGGGTGGGGTCGTCGGTGAATCCGGCCACCGGCCGGTCGATGGACGACGTCAAGCCCATGATCGAGGGCTTCGACTGGCTGAGCGCGTCCGACAAGAAGAAGATCTTCGAGGACAACGCCCGCAAGGTCTTCAAGCTGCGGCAGTAG